The Osmerus eperlanus chromosome 9, fOsmEpe2.1, whole genome shotgun sequence genomic sequence ATTCGCAACAGCTCGAAACAGCTCACATCTTAAGTGTCTGATAAGGACTCTACCTTTGCTTCTTGCGGTGAAGCACTGTAGTAGGTTTGTGGCCCGTTCAAAGACTTACAATGTTATCCTTGATAAGCTGCTGATAGCGCAGGAAGATCTGCTGTCGGGTTAGGATGGAAACCTCAGACCAGGAGTGGTAGCCCCGGGAGCAGGagtccaccgccgccagcatcTCCTGCTGGGTGGCCTTCGGGACACGAGCTATCACCTCGTTTGTGGCCTGGGGGGCACAGAACATTGAGGAATGTGCCAGATGGTCATTTACATACACATGCCattgcattcatttagcagatgtttttCCATCCAAATTGACATGCAAAGAGTGCATTTAGACAGTCCAGTGGAtggtcaaggatcagaagtgcatggtACTGAGGTGTTtgggtggtcagagtcaaggaatagTCAGTATTTACGAAACATCGCAAGTAACCTCAGTTATGTcaaactgttgtgaagggtaTTTGAAGAAGTATGTTACTACGGGCATACTGATACTGGCTCCGTTTGACAGATTATTATTAATTAAATTCATGTTTTGTTCGCACATTCCTATAGTAAATACTTAACACTGAGAACTGGAAACGCTTGTACTGAAACTAGATACTATGACATGATAAAGCGTGAGTAACTGTTTAACCTGCTAAGTAGACTTTGTTGCTTGGCCTTAAAGTGCAGCACACATATGCAGCTCCATTTTGAGGATTCAATGCTTCCCATGGGTCCTTGCTTTACTCACCTGGCAGTtaaatgtacataaactacatctaGGAGCGATATCAAGGTATTTCAGACAGTCATGCTGTGCTACTTACAGGATTGTGAATATCCAGCCATTCTGAAGACTTAGATTCAACAAACTTCCCGTCTATGAACAGCTTGGTGGTGGGCTGAGGAAATCAGACAGATGTTATACGACAGCATGTGTCATAAAAATTGTAACAGTTTAATTTGTCTGAAACTGATTCGTAAATAAGCAACAGTGAGTCTCCATTGACTCACCACTGATGTGGAGTAACACATGCGCCCAAGCTGAAGAGGTATCTGTGAAGAGCAAGTCACCGTTTACACAAACTAGACAGCAGTCACACTTAGAAGGTTTGGTCTTTTTGCAAAGACTATGTCTTTGATCTAAGATTAATATCTAACTAGAGCTCGAGAATGTCATGAGTGTGAAGTGGTGGTACGTGTTGCATGTCAGAGGTAAAGCAAATTAGGAAAAAGTATTAAGAATGCTATAGAAGTGATATAACTGTAATGTTGGCCTACAGGTGTAGAATGAATAGCAGTGTATTAAAGTCTGCAGCTGCATCAAAACCTAAAAAAAACTGTTGATATAAAAAGTGATTGGATGCAATTAGATTTCAGTTGCAGGGAACACTATGATACAAGGCCATGTCAAAGGTGTCGAAAACCCAGCCGCATAACTATTTTACTTTGTAAACATTGGGAAGTGTAAAAAGCATTTACTGTTGACATTGGGATAAGGTGATTACAACAGGCGTTTAGAACGTAATCTTACCCTCTTCTTCAACAAGGATCTCATTACAGTCGTTGCCATGACGGAAATGTTATATTTATTGCTTGATTAATCCTTTAAAAAACTGTCCTACACCCCAACGGGGAGCCTTGGCCAAAGAGACAGCCTGAACTCTCAGATAGACGGATTTAAAAGTAGGAGGAACTTGAAATGGAGAGGTGGCTACCTATTTGCTCATTTATAGGGACGATCATAAATACTGAGCTCTTATTGGCGTTTTCATGGAAGAAAAAAACTGAATTCTATTATTTCATTGGATAAAATATGCGTCCGTCGTTCGGGTAGGCGGTTTACGTAATGTGTGTCACATTGTTGCTGCTGCTCTCTGTGTATGTGCTACGTTTAATGAATAATCACAGAAAATACACTTTGTAATAGTTAGATTGTTCGGGCGGGAAGCTAACATTGTACTCAAAACACGATGCGCTTTGTAATAGAGGAGCCCTATAGCCCTACATTGTACATGAGCACATTTTAAAAGACAATGCTCGACTTGTGTTAAACACTGTCAGAATCGTGTTTAGTAATCAGTGACACTGCGAATTGTGAAACGACAGTAGCCACGTCCTTCACTGCAAATATGCGCACATCGTTTGCATGCCTTGCTAAGGTATAGTAGACATACATGGCGGTATTTTTCTTGTAATCTGCAGTTTTAAATAACTCGGTGTGAGCTAATGTGAAACATGTGGAGTTCCAACTGATGCTTAGTCATGGTGTAAACACTGAGGAGGAGGGTTTTGGTGAGGACATTCTATTGGTTACCAGATTCTGAGATTCTTTCAGGCGGCTCTACAGAACTCTTGCATGTGTAGTTATCTGAATCATTTGAGCTAAAAAGCCTCATTAATCTGATGACCATGGCAACTCACAACAAGGTGAATCTCTGAACAACGTTCAGCTCCACacatttttgttcattttactcaCATGTACTGATTTATCTTTGTCTCTGTCCAGCCCATTCTTCATGGATACTTCAGAAGTTCTTGCTCCTGGAGAGTCAGAATTGGTAAGTATTACTGCCTTGCTTCTATGAAGTTCTTCACATTGGAGGGACATATGCATGTAGTTTCTGGTCACCCTGTTGTAATCAAACATTATCTTTGCCAGCGTTTGCTCTCAAAGGCATAGAGTATGACCAAGTCCCCGTCAATCTTGTCAAGGATGGAGGCCAGCAGGTACACTAACTATACCATTTAATACCCTGAGATTTCTATACATTAACGTAAATAATTAACTTAAGGTGTGCTATCCTATTTATCATCAGACATCAGATATATAGAATCTATAGGAAGACAGTTCTCATACAGTATCATGTTCTTTAGCTTTCAGACCAGTATAAAGTTCTTAACCCAATGAAACAAGTGCCTGCTGTTCAAATCGATGGTATCACCCTCTGTCAGTCAGTAAGTTCTAACATTCCTCTCCTTAAAAACAAGAGTCCTGAACCTTTAAGTGGCCCCAAGAATAGTATCCATGTTGTCTTCTCACCGGTAGCTGGCAGTCATCCAGTACATTGAGGAGACCAGGCCAGGACCCAGACTTCTTCCCACCGACCCGAAAAAGCGTGCCCAGGTCCGCATGGTCAGCGACCTCATCTCCTCTGGGATCCAGCCTCTGCAGGTCAGTCCGTGAGAACACAACGAGCGGTCCAGCCAAGTATCTCCACCAACCCCTACAGTTGTGATGTGATAAACTGTGATGTGATAAACTGTGATGTGAAAACTATGTGAATTTCACTCAGAGCTCGTTTGCTCGTGTTGTATCGTTTTACATTAGGGAATTTGAACCATCACACTTCTGACGTGAACTGCTGAAGTTGTGTGACAAACGTACCCGTTGTTCCTTTCAGAATCTCTCCGTCTTGCAGAAGATCGGGGCTGAGAAGGTGCAGTGGGCCCAGCATTTCATCACACGAGGTTTTGAGGGTAGGTGTTGACTCGTCTTTCCTCCTCAATGCCACCGTCGCACGACAACTCATTTCTGTTTTCTTTGTGTCGGCGGTCAGCCTTGGAGCCCATGCTGAAGGAGACTGCTGGGACATACTGCGTAGGGGATGAGGTAACAGAGAATGTTATTGTAATGATTTGACCTCCAGAAATGTTCTGTTCGTAAATAGttgacagggagtcaggtggctgagtggtaagggagtcgggctagtaatctgaaggttaccggttcgattcccggctgtgcaaaatgacgttgtgtccttgggcaaggcacttcaccctacttgcctcggggggaatgtccctgtacttactgtaagtcgctctggataagagtgtctgtaaatgacaatgtaatgtaaatgtaaatactttgACTAACCAGATGTTTACCTCTTAGATTTCCATGGCAGACATCTGTCTGGTCCCGCAGGTCTACAACGCTGACAGGTAGGATGTCAGGGAGAATTCAACTGCTTAT encodes the following:
- the gstz1 gene encoding maleylacetoacetate isomerase isoform X1 — protein: MRTSFACLAKPILHGYFRSSCSWRVRIAFALKGIEYDQVPVNLVKDGGQQLSDQYKVLNPMKQVPAVQIDGITLCQSLAVIQYIEETRPGPRLLPTDPKKRAQVRMVSDLISSGIQPLQNLSVLQKIGAEKVQWAQHFITRGFEALEPMLKETAGTYCVGDEISMADICLVPQVYNADRFKVDISPFPTIKRLNQTLMEIEAFKVSHPSCQPDSPPDLHT
- the gstz1 gene encoding maleylacetoacetate isomerase isoform X2 — protein: MTMATHNKPILHGYFRSSCSWRVRIAFALKGIEYDQVPVNLVKDGGQQLSDQYKVLNPMKQVPAVQIDGITLCQSLAVIQYIEETRPGPRLLPTDPKKRAQVRMVSDLISSGIQPLQNLSVLQKIGAEKVQWAQHFITRGFEALEPMLKETAGTYCVGDEISMADICLVPQVYNADRFKVDISPFPTIKRLNQTLMEIEAFKVSHPSCQPDSPPDLHT
- the gstz1 gene encoding maleylacetoacetate isomerase isoform X3, encoding MKQVPAVQIDGITLCQSLAVIQYIEETRPGPRLLPTDPKKRAQVRMVSDLISSGIQPLQNLSVLQKIGAEKVQWAQHFITRGFEALEPMLKETAGTYCVGDEISMADICLVPQVYNADRFKVDISPFPTIKRLNQTLMEIEAFKVSHPSCQPDSPPDLHT